A window of Formosa sp. Hel1_31_208 contains these coding sequences:
- a CDS encoding cytochrome C oxidase subunit IV family protein, with product MAHEHKLEIFRGLWKFKSNTQKIWGVLVFLTFVTGIEVVLGIYKPHGLMSPLMSPFEGGFIATLGNIIFSPIIYMKTLNLIFIILTIVKAYYITWDFMHMRDETKSLRRMVVWTGVFLICYLVFILLQEGGYIESVYSSGFIKRDF from the coding sequence ATGGCACACGAGCATAAATTAGAAATATTTAGAGGTCTTTGGAAGTTTAAGTCCAATACTCAAAAGATTTGGGGTGTACTAGTTTTCTTAACTTTTGTTACTGGAATAGAAGTAGTACTTGGTATCTATAAACCTCATGGGTTAATGTCTCCACTCATGTCTCCTTTTGAAGGTGGATTTATCGCGACCTTAGGAAATATTATATTTTCTCCTATTATATACATGAAAACCCTGAACCTAATCTTTATCATCTTAACGATTGTTAAGGCATATTATATTACTTGGGATTTCATGCACATGAGAGATGAAACGAAGTCCTTAAGACGTATGGTGGTTTGGACAGGTGTTTTCTTAATTTGTTATCTTGTTTTTATTCTATTGCAGGAAGGCGGTTATATTGAAAGTGTTTATTCCTCAGGCTTTATTAAAAGAGATTTTTAA
- a CDS encoding cytochrome c oxidase subunit 3 gives MDTTVANTGTEGKTWGGGNQPLKASYGKMMMWFFIVSDALTFSGFLAAYGFSRFKFIGSWPIADEVFTHVPFFHGNYPMIYVAFMTFILIMSSVTMVLAVDAGHHMNKAKVTLYMFLTVIGGLIFVGSQAWEWGTFIKGDYGAVQTNGGNILQLVDTDGQRVAVGDIAVDAHGERVQHERNNGLWFVEEGILPTYSVDEVYNGLVANPNVLVRTQNINEEGEKTVLSREESLKQLKNNGKIVVEGANLQVNEYGTSLFADFFFFITGFHGFHVFSGVVINIIIFFNVILGTYERRGSYEMVEKVGLYWHFVDLVWVFVFTFFYLV, from the coding sequence ATGGATACTACAGTAGCGAATACTGGAACTGAAGGCAAAACTTGGGGAGGTGGCAACCAACCTTTGAAAGCTAGTTATGGTAAAATGATGATGTGGTTTTTTATCGTTTCAGATGCCTTAACCTTCTCAGGATTTTTAGCAGCTTACGGATTTTCAAGATTTAAGTTTATAGGCTCTTGGCCAATAGCAGATGAGGTGTTTACGCACGTTCCATTTTTTCATGGGAATTATCCTATGATTTATGTGGCGTTCATGACGTTTATTCTAATTATGTCCTCTGTAACTATGGTGTTAGCTGTTGATGCTGGTCATCATATGAACAAGGCGAAAGTAACGCTTTACATGTTTTTGACGGTAATTGGAGGTTTGATTTTCGTTGGTTCTCAAGCCTGGGAATGGGGAACATTTATTAAAGGTGATTATGGAGCAGTACAAACTAACGGAGGAAACATTCTTCAGTTAGTAGACACAGATGGTCAAAGGGTAGCCGTTGGAGATATTGCAGTTGATGCACATGGAGAACGTGTGCAACATGAACGTAATAACGGACTTTGGTTTGTTGAGGAAGGCATATTGCCAACATATTCAGTTGATGAAGTTTACAACGGATTGGTGGCTAATCCAAACGTCCTAGTGAGAACACAAAATATTAATGAAGAAGGTGAGAAAACAGTACTTTCAAGAGAAGAATCATTAAAGCAATTAAAAAATAATGGCAAAATTGTCGTTGAAGGTGCTAATCTTCAAGTAAACGAGTATGGAACTTCATTATTTGCAGATTTCTTTTTCTTTATCACAGGCTTCCATGGTTTTCATGTATTCTCTGGTGTTGTCATTAATATCATTATTTTCTTTAATGTCATCCTTGGAACATATGAACGAAGAGGAAGCTATGAGATGGTTGAAAAAGTAGGATTATATTGGCATTTTGTCGATTTAGTTTGGGTATTTGTATTTACTTTCTTCTACCTAGTTTAA
- a CDS encoding cytochrome c oxidase subunit 3 has product MDLTEGTIQEKNDRAKRMMLWFGIMSLIMSFAGLTSAVLVSRKREDWLNDFEMPQAFLISCILIVISSVTFILAKRAIKTNNRALTTVMLIATFILGLAFIFSQFEGFNQIVDSGYYFTGESSNVTMSFIYVIAFVHILHVAAGLISLLVVIYNHFKQKYTSTQFLGMQLSATFWHFIDILWIFLFLFLSYLV; this is encoded by the coding sequence ATGGATTTAACAGAAGGAACAATTCAAGAGAAGAATGACAGAGCAAAGCGCATGATGCTGTGGTTTGGTATTATGTCGTTAATTATGTCGTTTGCAGGCTTAACAAGTGCTGTTTTAGTAAGTAGAAAACGAGAAGACTGGTTAAATGATTTTGAAATGCCACAAGCTTTTCTAATAAGCTGTATCCTCATTGTGATAAGTAGTGTTACTTTTATACTTGCCAAAAGAGCTATAAAAACAAATAACAGAGCGTTAACAACAGTAATGTTAATAGCCACTTTTATCCTGGGTCTTGCATTTATATTTAGCCAATTTGAAGGGTTTAATCAGATTGTCGATTCGGGGTATTATTTCACTGGAGAATCTTCAAATGTGACAATGAGTTTTATTTATGTAATTGCCTTTGTGCATATCTTGCATGTTGCAGCAGGACTTATCTCATTATTGGTGGTAATTTATAATCATTTTAAACAAAAATATACATCAACACAATTTTTAGGGATGCAACTGTCGGCTACCTTCTGGCATTTTATTGATATACTGTGGATATTCCTGTTTTTGTTTTTGTCATATTTAGTGTAA
- the cyoE gene encoding heme o synthase produces the protein MSTVKTSVPKASIISDFKEITKMRLSISVVFSALAGYLLGAIEVDVYTLVLLAFGGYFMVGASNAYNQIIEKDLDALMDRTKNRPVPAGRMSKQSAFIIATIFTILGITVLYIINERTAMYGAISIFLYTCVYTPLKTKTPLAVFVGAIPGAIPFMLGWVAARNDFGIEPGTLFALQFFWQFPHFWAIGWFLFEDYEKGGFYMLPTRKRDKGTAVQTIMYTIWTILISIVPVFGVTGDLKLSMVAAVIVFVLGLVMLYYAFELFKKRTAKAAKQLMLSSVSYITLLQIVYVVDKFIR, from the coding sequence TTGAGTACTGTGAAAACATCTGTCCCCAAAGCTTCAATAATTTCCGATTTTAAGGAAATCACTAAAATGAGACTTTCTATAAGTGTGGTGTTTTCAGCGCTTGCAGGCTACTTGTTGGGTGCCATAGAAGTTGATGTCTACACTTTAGTTTTACTGGCATTTGGTGGTTATTTTATGGTTGGAGCTTCGAACGCTTATAATCAAATTATTGAAAAAGATTTAGATGCTTTAATGGATCGTACTAAAAACAGGCCTGTGCCTGCTGGACGTATGAGCAAGCAATCGGCATTTATTATCGCAACCATATTTACAATTTTAGGGATTACGGTACTTTACATCATTAATGAGCGTACGGCTATGTATGGTGCTATTTCCATCTTTTTATATACCTGTGTGTATACACCTTTAAAAACAAAAACACCGTTAGCCGTTTTTGTTGGAGCTATTCCGGGAGCAATACCCTTTATGCTAGGTTGGGTAGCTGCTAGAAATGATTTTGGTATTGAACCAGGAACTTTATTTGCCTTACAGTTTTTTTGGCAATTCCCTCATTTTTGGGCAATTGGTTGGTTTCTATTTGAAGATTATGAAAAAGGTGGGTTTTATATGTTACCTACGAGAAAACGTGATAAAGGGACGGCAGTCCAAACTATTATGTATACCATATGGACGATACTCATTTCTATAGTTCCTGTTTTTGGAGTAACAGGAGATTTGAAATTATCCATGGTAGCAGCGGTGATTGTATTCGTATTAGGTTTGGTGATGTTGTATTATGCATTTGAACTATTTAAAAAACGAACGGCAAAGGCAGCAAAACAATTGATGCTGTCTAGTGTATCATACATTACACTATTACAAATTGTATATGTTGTCGATAAATTTATAAGATAA
- a CDS encoding gliding motility protein RemB, with the protein MKKILLLFVLMFVGICRAQEPSNFEKSPVYPGCEAQPINELKACFNNKINTEIFKSFKVPQVVNDDSYKGEIKLLFEVDKEGQITILYIDAVYDELKDEARRVFQDLPKVTPGTYNGKPTFFQYSLGINIPLVNPAEIQSKQVEDTSLKITKGSSLNEDVSKEYINVSDSIIPYQKLEYSSQLNIPFTHNYYARFDQDMNGLGTNSHTAAKPFMYDDVSPYYDFKAEKEALIKGSDSWWSRKLWNEHLVTLQGKDYWFIADPVFDLQLGTDTEADFSTTYNNTRGIFIQGGLGKKFTFSASIYESQGRFAQYFNAYADALAASGGEPIVPGRGLSKRFKNDGYDYPVAEGYLSYSPAKFINIQFGHGKNFIGDGYRSLLQSDVASPYPFLKLNTKFWKIKYTNTWMWLRDVRPEVTEDGAFLTKYMANHYLSWNVSKRLNIGLFESVLWTNDNNRGFDINYLNPVIFYRAIEFSTGQDAGNAILGATAKYKWNNKVNVYGQFILDEFSLNDITGGKKSWKNKFGYQLGVKYFDAFKVDNLLLQFEYNRVRPYTYSHNSIVLNYAHNNQPMAHLWGANFSEAILIGHYNYKRWFTDAKLILGKRGFDFNTGNDFANYGSNIYRSEVDRNAETGITVGQGNATNVFQADLQAGYILNPVTNLRLFTNVTFRNYDPQANTAAALNTNTAWFNIGVRTDLFNWYNDF; encoded by the coding sequence ATGAAGAAAATCTTATTGCTTTTTGTTTTAATGTTTGTAGGTATTTGCAGGGCTCAAGAGCCTTCAAATTTTGAAAAATCACCAGTATATCCTGGTTGTGAAGCACAGCCAATTAATGAGCTCAAAGCATGTTTTAATAATAAAATCAATACCGAAATATTTAAGTCATTTAAAGTGCCTCAGGTTGTAAATGATGATAGTTACAAGGGTGAAATTAAATTGCTTTTTGAAGTCGATAAAGAAGGGCAAATCACAATCCTTTATATCGATGCAGTTTATGATGAACTAAAAGATGAAGCTAGGCGTGTATTCCAAGATTTACCTAAAGTTACTCCAGGAACCTATAATGGTAAACCTACCTTTTTTCAGTATTCATTAGGAATCAATATACCATTGGTTAATCCTGCAGAAATTCAATCAAAACAAGTTGAAGACACGTCATTAAAAATTACAAAAGGAAGTAGTCTAAATGAGGATGTTAGTAAAGAATACATCAATGTTAGCGATAGCATCATACCTTATCAGAAGTTAGAATATAGCAGTCAGTTAAATATCCCCTTTACGCACAATTATTATGCGAGATTTGATCAAGACATGAATGGATTGGGTACGAATAGTCATACCGCAGCTAAACCATTTATGTATGATGATGTGTCTCCGTATTATGATTTTAAAGCTGAAAAAGAAGCACTTATTAAAGGCAGTGATAGTTGGTGGAGTAGAAAATTATGGAATGAACATTTGGTGACTTTACAAGGCAAAGATTATTGGTTTATCGCAGATCCTGTTTTTGATTTACAGCTAGGAACCGATACTGAAGCAGATTTTAGCACAACATATAACAATACCAGAGGAATTTTTATACAAGGAGGTCTAGGCAAAAAGTTTACATTTTCAGCATCCATCTATGAGAGTCAAGGACGATTTGCACAATACTTTAACGCTTATGCAGACGCTCTTGCAGCCTCAGGAGGAGAACCTATTGTTCCAGGTCGTGGCTTATCTAAACGTTTTAAAAATGACGGATATGATTATCCAGTAGCTGAAGGGTATTTGTCTTATTCACCTGCCAAATTTATAAATATTCAGTTCGGTCACGGTAAAAACTTTATCGGTGATGGGTATCGTTCATTATTGCAAAGCGATGTTGCTAGTCCCTACCCATTTTTAAAACTAAATACAAAATTTTGGAAAATAAAATATACCAATACTTGGATGTGGCTTCGAGATGTAAGACCTGAAGTTACAGAAGATGGAGCTTTTTTAACTAAATATATGGCTAATCATTATTTGAGTTGGAACGTTTCTAAACGCTTAAACATTGGATTGTTTGAATCGGTACTTTGGACAAATGACAATAATAGAGGTTTTGATATTAACTATTTAAATCCAGTAATTTTTTATCGTGCAATAGAGTTTTCTACTGGTCAAGACGCAGGTAATGCAATCTTAGGAGCAACGGCTAAATACAAATGGAATAACAAAGTGAATGTCTATGGACAATTTATTCTAGATGAGTTTTCTTTAAATGATATCACAGGAGGAAAGAAAAGTTGGAAGAATAAGTTCGGATACCAATTAGGAGTGAAGTATTTTGATGCGTTTAAGGTTGATAATTTATTACTCCAGTTTGAATACAACCGGGTCCGCCCATATACTTATTCTCATAATTCTATAGTCCTTAATTATGCGCATAATAATCAACCCATGGCACATCTTTGGGGAGCTAATTTTAGCGAGGCTATTCTTATAGGTCACTATAATTACAAACGATGGTTCACAGATGCGAAGTTGATTTTAGGAAAACGAGGGTTCGATTTTAACACGGGTAATGATTTTGCAAACTATGGCAGTAATATATATCGAAGTGAAGTTGATCGTAATGCTGAAACAGGAATTACAGTTGGTCAAGGAAATGCAACTAATGTGTTTCAGGCCGATTTACAAGCGGGATATATCCTTAATCCAGTGACTAATTTAAGATTGTTCACCAATGTCACTTTTAGGAATTACGATCCACAGGCAAATACAGCTGCCGCATTAAACACCAATACAGCATGGTTTAATATTGGTGTCCGAACAGATTTATTTAATTGGTACAACGATTTTTAA
- a CDS encoding energy transducer TonB has product MKDFTKSHNIADQSNKLVPKSHKHDANLQKNTTLYFQIGLIMCLLATYGLFEMKFETKSMDSAYLEPLDSDDYTYDPKNYIPEPDMPKSKPVKKQVKKVITPKFAIIENTDPIDPVVIDLTPEPTKEPIDPNALGKIEKPADPVNSNKPFDLTNVEIVPVYPGCEKMTTNKDRIKCMNEKIGRLVQRKFDTDIASKYGLSGKQRITVQFKIDQNGNVTDILTRAPHPGLEKEANRVTNKIPQMQPGYQSKKPVSVIYNLPIVFNAN; this is encoded by the coding sequence ATGAAAGATTTTACAAAATCGCACAATATTGCTGATCAGAGCAATAAATTAGTGCCAAAATCACACAAGCACGATGCAAATTTACAAAAAAACACGACGTTGTATTTTCAAATCGGACTCATTATGTGTTTGTTGGCAACCTATGGTCTATTCGAAATGAAATTCGAAACCAAAAGTATGGATTCAGCATACCTTGAGCCTTTAGACTCTGATGATTATACTTACGACCCTAAAAATTATATTCCTGAGCCGGACATGCCCAAATCAAAACCTGTGAAAAAACAGGTTAAAAAGGTCATAACTCCAAAGTTTGCTATTATAGAAAACACGGACCCAATAGATCCAGTGGTTATTGATCTAACCCCAGAACCAACGAAAGAGCCAATAGATCCAAATGCTTTAGGAAAAATTGAAAAACCAGCAGATCCTGTTAACAGTAATAAACCCTTTGATCTTACAAATGTTGAAATTGTCCCAGTATATCCAGGTTGTGAAAAAATGACCACTAATAAAGATCGAATTAAATGTATGAATGAAAAGATTGGGAGACTTGTACAGCGAAAATTTGATACCGACATAGCATCCAAATACGGTTTGTCTGGCAAGCAGCGCATAACAGTTCAATTTAAGATAGATCAAAATGGAAACGTTACAGATATACTAACAAGAGCTCCACATCCAGGTCTTGAAAAAGAGGCAAATCGAGTGACGAATAAGATTCCTCAAATGCAACCTGGTTACCAAAGTAAAAAACCAGTATCTGTTATATATAATTTACCTATAGTTTTTAATGCGAATTAA